One genomic window of Halictus rubicundus isolate RS-2024b chromosome 12, iyHalRubi1_principal, whole genome shotgun sequence includes the following:
- the LOC143360078 gene encoding uncharacterized protein LOC143360078: MTVLKPLDTGLLYNPNQSSPPRGARSPGSPATPVEMPDLESIIRDFEMGYLSPSKKGAPKTVDTPKQQPKNFVKKIVAAFEVKYKVYNELKTAQEARDAEETSNMIESSETKRKSGLFSSPFRSGSEEFRNSSKTYDTPKKTPEKSSRRSGGFSTPSKYSAEDSKAFRRSGLYGSPLKFFEDEGTCQDPADESKDTEEDESMISTPSKKSFSPCNRSKESIQSDIYSSPVRFESRDSKNSSGFDQEESGRGSNVPWSPLDDTNTLESIDLDVTLPEPDETILLDSHALCKTSTTIDEYNRSEEKSLLDPPPAFRNDKTPKIIGAFLKKPIEVEDTSIEWIPITGKKLPRKKSLKKLLTSWTTKRYFDKKNTLFSSERNLCEETRELQDSGYDERSSCSSSSTSLISITEALLHQENSYVELSRTTPTFKTFRPRSSHNAPDGEAVQDAHRSASKQKLVLTEVPREQLKVDLAPTYPCPKVVTMSLGRKAPVAKKSPISPDATTTTTKAALPRIPKHPHLSSIPKHPFVALTKLDEPEYEKESVIIKNNLYEVEFRRSCTDINSANAFSCSSSSSESIYDVPRRYLSKSETQIPDACRVEFRKPRVPIYDIPRRRCQGKSHVYEDTLAKRKKRARCGEQQPLSEYYSSPSDTEPHYATVKPIYHSREMLLSSAEDIASARNVYPF; this comes from the exons ATGACCGTGTTGAAGCCTTTGGACACCGGTCTGCTGTACAACCCTAATCAATCGTCGCCGCCTCGCGGAGCACGTAGCCCAGGTTCGCCGGCAACGCCGGTGGAGATGCCGGACCTGGAGAGCATAATTCGCGACTTCGAGATGGGTTATCTCTCGCCGTCGAAGAAGGGCGCGCCGAAGACCGTCGACACGCCGAAGCAACAGCCGAAAAACTTCGTGAAGAAGATCGTCGCGGCGTTCGAGGTGAAGTACAAGGTGTACAACGAGCTGAAGACGGCCCAGGAAGCGAGGGACGCCGAAGAGACCAGCAATATGATCGAGAGCTCGGAGACGAAACGAAAGTCTGGCCTCTTCTCGAGTCCCTTCAGGAGCGGCTCCGAGGAGTTCAGGAACAGCTCGAAGACGTACGACACCCCGAAGAAGACTCCAGAGAAGTCGAGCAGACGATCCGGTGGCTTTTCCACGCCCTCGAAGTACAGCGCCGAGGACTCGAAGGCCTTCAGACGTTCCGGGTTGTACGGTTCTCCATTGAAGTTCTTCGAGGACGAGGGAACCTGCCAGGATCCTGCGGACGAATCGAAGGACACGGAGGAGGATGAATCTATGATCTCGACTCCGTCGAAGAAGTCCTTTTCGCCGTGTAATCGCAGCAAGGAGAGCATCCAGTCGGACATCTACTCTAGCCCCGTGCGTTTCGAGTCCCGGGACTCGAAGAACTCCAGCGGGTTCGACCAGGAGGAATCCGGAAGAGGGTCCAACGTTCCTTGGAGCCCTCTGGACGACACGAACACTCTGGAGAGTATCGATTTGGACGTGACCTTGCCCGAGCCGGACGAGACGATCTTGCTGGACAGTCACGCCCTTTGCAAGACCAGCACGACGATCGACGAGTACAATCGGTCGGAGGAGAAATCTCTGCTCGATCCACCGCCAGCGTTTCGCAACGATAAGACGCCGAAGATCATCGGGGCGTTCCTGAAGAAACCCATAGAGGTCGAGGACACCTCGATCGAGTGGATACCGATCACCGGGAAGAAGCTGCCGCGCAAGAAGTCGCTGAAGAAGCTGCTAACCTCCTGGACCACCAAGCGGTACTTCGACAAGAAGAACACGCTGTTCTCGTCCGAGAGGAACTTGTGCGAGGAGACTCGCGAGCTGCAGGACTCCGGCTACGACGAGAGGTCCAGCTGCTCGTCCTCCTCGACCTCGCTGATCTCCATCACGGAGGCTCTGCTGCATCAAGAGAACAGCTACGTCGAACTGAGCAGAACAACACCCACGTTCAAGACTTTCCGCCCGAGGAGTTCCCACAACGCGCCGGACGGCGAAGCTGTCCAGGACGCTCACCGCAGCGCTAG CAAACAGAAGCTAGTGCTGACGGAGGTGCCTCGCGAGCAGCTGAAGGTGGACCTGGCGCCGACGTATCCTTGCCCGAAGGTGGTGACCATGTCTCTGGGCCGGAAGGCGCCGGTAGCCAAGAAGTCTCCGATCAGTcccgacgcgacgacgacgaccacgaagGCTGCGTTGCCCAGAATACCGAAACACCCGCACCTGTCGTCGATCCCGAAGCATCCTTTCGTCGCCCTGACGAAGCTGGACGAGCCCGAGTACGAGAAGGAGTCTGTGATCATCAAGAACAACCTGTACGAGGTCGAGTTTCGCAGGAGCTGCACGGACATCAACTCGGCGAACGCTTTCAGCTGCTCCTCCTCGTCCTCGGAGAGCATCTACGACGTGCCGAGGAGGTACCTGTCGAAATCCGAGACGCAGATCCCGGACGCCTGCCGTGTGGAGTTCCGGAAGCCCAGGGTACCCATCTACGACATCCCTAGAAGACGCTGCCAAGGGAAGTCCCACGTCTACGAGGACACGCTCGCCAAGAGGAAGAAGAGAGCGCGCTGCGGCGAGCAACAACCGTTGTCCGAGTATTATTCGTCTCCCTCGGACACGGAGCCGCACTATGCCACTGTAAAACCGATATACCACAGCAGAGAGATGCTGCTGAGCTCCGCAGAGGACATAGCCTCCGCGAGGAACGTGTACCCGTTTTAA
- the LOC143359767 gene encoding uncharacterized protein LOC143359767, producing MTAKTKNREIVYRGPYSPLYSAIYPLVWTTRVFGMAPYDFTADRMTPSTVYFLFTFAFLGINTYIMYIVFLRFTSVKREKSILNVVETNKVIVNYMVVMYELIANIFSRSRFVKIWNDLQDFDDQLRQLGYPRKEGAVEIGAWILLVSQIVVWTLVNQSGMYAYLETWSFNVSYMCMYVGTAVSVYKFSGMVIFVGQRFQQLNQIVKENLPARVGYKSSVLSRKTAQELHSKLMSMAEDLASIYSWSLLFWLFDLCVHSVSNLYFIFMHMWSIETWGLVANMSIWLVAFCMQILAIIIGCDYAITEANSMGPILLEWDARIMTRFPNDDTIRTSMHFLLRRLEFSAGGLFNVNLLLLCSIMGVLSTYLIILLQFPS from the exons ATGACGGCCAAGACGAAGAACCGAGAGATAGTGTACCGTGGCCCTTACTCGCCGTTGTATTCGGCGATCTATCCTCTGGTTTGGACGACGAGGGTGTTCGGTATGGCGCCGTACGATTTCACGGCCGACCGGATGACACCGTCGACCGTCTACTTCTTGTTCACGTTCGCCTTCCTGGGCATTAACACTTACATCATGTACATAGTGTTCCTGAGGTTCACCAGCGTGAAACGGGAGAAGTCTATCCTGAACGTGGTCGAAACGAACAAG GTGATCGTCAATTACATGGTGGTGATGTACGAGCTGATCGCGAACATCTTCAGTCGCAGCAGGTTCGTCAAGATCTGGAACGATCTGCAGGACTTCGACGATCAACTCCGTCAGCTGGGCTACCCGCGGAAAGAAGGAGCCGTGGAGATAGGGGCGTGGATCCTTCTGGTCAGCCAGATTGTCGTCTGGACCCTGGTCAATCAGAGCGGCATGTACGCGTACTTGGAAACTTGGTCCTTCAACGTGAGCTACATGTGCATGTACGTGGGCACCGCGGTCTCCGTCTACAAGTTCAGCGGGATGGTCATATTCGTTGGACAACGGTTCCAACAGCTGAACCAGATCGTCAAGGAGAACCTGCCGGCCCGGGTCGGCTACAAGAGTTCCGTCCTCAGCAGGAAG ACGGCCCAGGAGCTGCACAGCAAGCTGATGTCGATGGCCGAGGATCTCGCCTCGATCTACTCGTGGTCCTTGCTGTTCTGGCTGTTCGATCTGTGCGTGCACAGCGTCAGCAATCTCTACTTCATCTTCATGCACATGTGGTCGATCGAAACCTGGGGTCTGGTAGCCAATATGAGCATATGGCTGGTCGCTTTCTGTATGCAGATCCTGGCGATCATCATCGGCTGCGATTACGCGATCACCGAG GCGAACTCGATGGGCCCGATTCTTCTCGAGTGGGACGCCAGGATAATGACGAGGTTCCCGAACGAC GACACGATACGCACCTCGATGCACTTTCTGCTCCGACGTCTCGAGTTTTCCGCCGGCGGCCTCTTCAACGTCAACCTGCTGCTGCTGTGCTCG ATCATGGGGGTTCTGTCGACTTACCTGATCATCCTGCTGCAGTTCCCCTCTTAG